The following nucleotide sequence is from Takifugu flavidus isolate HTHZ2018 chromosome 4, ASM371156v2, whole genome shotgun sequence.
AGAGCTCCATCTGTCGCCCTGCACATCTCTGTGATGTGGTCCACGCTCTCCGTcgcctggaaacacacacacacacacacctgagagacCTGTTCAGCAGTTGGTGTTGAACGTACATTTCTGAGCGTTTTCACTACCTTGAGACACTTTAGAGCCAAACAGGAGCCTTGTTGGGTTTGAATATCATCACTTTTCAAACTCTCAGTGTAATAAATAACAGCCTGAGAGGGAAGCACGGAGGTAGACTCGGTTAAATACCGTGTGTAACGCCCTTTTCTCTGACAATGCTGCCGGCTAAAAGGATTCAACAGGACTGGACCTCAATAAACACCTTGTTCCTGAAGGTTTGGACGCCGGcggctctgcagagacacttgCAGGCAGCTCTACTGACTTTGTGGTTGGCGTCCACCTGCAGGGCGGCGAGGGTCTGCAGCGTGCACCCCAGGGGCAGGAGTTCTGCCACCAGCTGGCCCCTAAGCTTGTTCAGGGTCCGCCTCCTTTTGGGGCTCCTCAGAGCTGAGAGGATGCGCtctgaaacacacgcacacattggGTCAGCGCCTTCTGTTGCCGGGACTACCATTAGTAAAGACCCGCACCGCCCGGTCGAGACGTCCGAAATGTTAGACGACCTTCTTTGGAGAGGCGTGTGATGTGTGCGCCCAGGTCCTG
It contains:
- the LOC130523597 gene encoding RIPOR family member 3-like isoform X1, yielding MFHAQGGGQAAGPGGKSVLPAAGAAPGAVSHGPDLRPVCCPDRVTLFQLSAYLRRWGVQDLGAHITRLSKEERILSALRSPKRRRTLNKLRGQLVAELLPLGCTLQTLAALQVDANHKVSRAACKCLCRAAGVQTFRNKVFIEAVIYYTESLKSDDIQTQQGSCLALKCLKATESVDHITEMCRATDGALRSAARETVLSFGKRGFQAFQRMEQLHIAVEEAVYINQETEITVL